cctgtaaaaaaacattatcataTACATTATAGTATACCATAAAAATTCTCAACAGTGGTTATAAATGGTGGTAGTGATAATACGAGCATAACAAACATATTTAGGAGggcaaaagctttttttttttataccgcTTACAAAACAGGACAACGTTTTTTTGCTTGGCACACAAAATAGTTGAATCCatcaaaacataacataaaaaaagagaaatcagTCATAAAGAATACAAGTAATATACGTACAcacaaattcacacacacacgtacactaTTGAGGtgatgagaaaaaagaaaaggaggcaGCTTCGAGGACAAAGCATCCATCAGTCTTTAAATCATAAATTCTTGATTCCTTCAACTAACACACAGCCCACCATTATTTATTACTCAAAGCTTGTGTTAACATGGATGCTTTGGGGACCATTATAGCAAACACAGCGTGGTCCCACTGATGATACTGTATTGCACTCGTCCAAATAGTTTTCATCGTCACTGTAACTTATTATTTACTCCTCGTTCCAAACATCCTATACTCCAGCATTACCGCATTATGATCAataaagacatgaaaaagtGAATCAGGAACTAGAGTTTTCAGTTTAGGCCTGATTACATGATTAGACAGAGGAGAAGAACTTCTACTGGCAAGAAATCAGCTTCACCTCTTCACAGTCCAGTGCACTGAAATGGTACGATAAACTCTTCTGTATACTGCAAACTTGTTCTATTAGGGTTTCATAACAAAACATGGCTATTTCATAAAATCAttctttcaaataaaaaaaacaaaaacaaattgtcATCTAACACTGTTTGTCCTTTGCTTTGACCTGGAAAAGGGAAGAGTTAGTGTGTGGAAGCAGAGCAAAGGCTGGCGATATATATCCCATTCTTACACACAACTGAGCATGAGGACACACCGTTAGTGTGtaatgttagtgtgtgtgtacaatggGACACAttcaacaaatcaaataaattattGTCCGTGGCGTTGGATTAGGCGAGCTCATCCTGTTTTAAATACTCCGTCCACTGTTGGAGGAGTAAGGTGGTACGCAAGACGAACAGAGTCTTTGGAGGCAGGTGGATGTTAGAACTCGTCGTGTCGAGTCAGAGCCTCTCCAAAGTCGGTCGCCTGGCTGCCCACGAACAGGTCGTACTTATCCACGATTTCTGCCTTGGTCAGACGGCCATCCTGATGGAAAGAGAACAACATACATGATAAGCCTTGTATTTGTGTCAGCACACAAAAgactatatttaaaaaaagtgttaCCAAGATATGGAGGTGCttgttgttaatgttattatgtGTTAACGTAGGTATTTGTTATGTCTTGAATGATTTGCACTTGCGTCACTGGGTGCGTACAGTAAATAAGATATCTTTTCTCATCTTAAttacacaataaaaatataccAGAGTGCTACAAAACATGCCGCAATCATGCTTTGTCACAGTTGTAATTTAGTCAGATCCTCCTTTGCAAAGTCTTCGACTGACTGTCTGACAaacaaaaaatggcaaaaaaatgcacaaaactAGAGTGACTAAAGTCGCTGTTGGCTAACAACACTTTGTTTACATTATGCGCCTGGGACAGAAAGACATGATGTGTCACTGGatggcttttactgtgaagcaacCGCAGGCATGGAACAAACAGACGTTTTGAGTGACATTATATTTGTCTAAATCTAGACTTAAATAATTTTGGGTTCTTCTTTGTTTCATTGAGCCTTATATTGTCATTGCATGATCAAACAAATCTACCACACATCACAAATGTTTCAGCCCTGCAGTACAGTCATTCAAACGGACTCATTTGTGCGTACTGTATAAGCACACTTATAGTTTCATTTGTGCTTTCACACATGCAGTTCCACTTCCCCCCAACATTCAGTGAAtgagacaggaagtaaaattCATGAGAAAAATGCATTTCTGCTGAAATTTGAAATCATCTACAAAATTCGACGGTACGTACTTTGTCTGTATCTGACTCATAGACCAGATGCTTGGCCTCGGCATCAGCATGATCGTAGTCACTGGGCAGGATCCAGTCTCTGGTCTCCTCCTTGTCCATCtttccatctttgtttttgtctctgaaTTCAGTAAACtgttccctctctgtcttcacCCACTCAGGTTCTGTGGAGTCTCCCTCCTGGTTGTACATGTCACCTACAGCACAGAAAGAAGGTGTTGATGATGTTACAATGCTCATTTCCTCAAAACTGGTTCCTCAAACATTTGCCAACACTTCGGCTTTGTATTCTCCACCTGTCTTGGTTTTCCCGCCAATAACGACCCAAAATTGTATGGTACAAATTGACAATGATTATATGACAATGGGCTAGAACTCACCTATGTACTCGTCTAAATCTATTAAACCATCTCCATTCTTGTCAATGTCTTCCATAGTTTCCTATAGGAAGAAAAGAAGCCACAGGGCAGTGAGAAGGGATGTAAATAAACTTTTGGTGTCATCATTtaacacctgtgtgtgtttgttactcACCATCACCACAATGTCTTTCATGTGGTCGTACTCCTCGGGGTGAAGGAAGGCTGTAAACTCCTCTTTGTTGGCTTTCATGTCATTGTCTTGGTTGGCCATTTTGAATCTCCTCTCATCGCGATCCATCATCTGCCTGTAGCTGAAGCCATCATCGGGGTCAGGATCATCTGCAAGTCAGAGATCACAACTTTGAAAACTGTGTGCAAGTGTGGCAAAGTACATTTGTGTCTGTGTCCATGCAGTATGCAGGTAATATAAAGAACATTGTCTGCAGCGTACCAAGAATGTATCCATATGTGGCGTTCTTGTACTCCTCCCAGGACACAAAATCATCCCCGTTGAGGTCATGACTCTTCCACTGTCGATCCACATCATCATAGATCCACCTCTTCTGAGCATGCTTGATCcacttcttcatctcctcagCGGTCACATAGCCATCCTTATCATCGTCTATACGTTCAACCAACATGCTGCGGATAAATGAAAGATATTTGGCAAACAATCAGCTTGTTCCCTCATATCATCCGAGTGGTGTGTCACCTCAGATGAACTTTACTGCTCCTTGAGGAGAAACTAGGTCATTACCACAGTGACTTTATATATTCCCAGTATTTCAAGAACAGATTCGCTGCCATCTCCCTGACATGTATTCTTACCCGAGTCTCTCCTTGCTCTCTTCTGGTGTGAGCTGGTCGAATGTCTTGGCCTCCTCTTGCCCCAGAAAGGCATCATGGTCATAGTCAAAGTTCTCCATATCGTCGTGATCTCGGTTGCTGAGGGGTTCATCGTGGTGAACACGTTCCTTCTTCTCTGTGGGTTTGCTGGTGGCGTAAACCACACAGAGGGCAAAACACATAACAAGTGGTCGCAGCTCCATCCTGCAGACTTACTAACGCTGTCTGGACAAGGGGTAAAAAGAAGACACCAATAGAGCTATGATTACTATTCAAGCAGTGCattctggtaaaaaaaacaaaaaaaaactttatgttGCAATCCTATCTTAATTTGTCATGTACTTTCTGTAAGTACTGATGAAGTACACACCTTTTAACTTTCAACTCTGCACATGCCAGTTTAGAAGTGTATGACTCAGTGCAAGCAAATGCAGAGGCTATGAGAAGGGACTTGTTAGGATGAGCTGTTCAAGATGCTGATGCA
The nucleotide sequence above comes from Sebastes fasciatus isolate fSebFas1 chromosome 4, fSebFas1.pri, whole genome shotgun sequence. Encoded proteins:
- the calub gene encoding calumenin-B is translated as MELRPLVMCFALCVVYATSKPTEKKERVHHDEPLSNRDHDDMENFDYDHDAFLGQEEAKTFDQLTPEESKERLGMLVERIDDDKDGYVTAEEMKKWIKHAQKRWIYDDVDRQWKSHDLNGDDFVSWEEYKNATYGYILDDPDPDDGFSYRQMMDRDERRFKMANQDNDMKANKEEFTAFLHPEEYDHMKDIVVMETMEDIDKNGDGLIDLDEYIGDMYNQEGDSTEPEWVKTEREQFTEFRDKNKDGKMDKEETRDWILPSDYDHADAEAKHLVYESDTDKDGRLTKAEIVDKYDLFVGSQATDFGEALTRHDEF